From the genome of Streptomyces sp. NBC_01260, one region includes:
- a CDS encoding VOC family protein, which yields MTEAAARRTPGTPCWVSLIVHGLDTTQNFYAELFGWEFGPGPEQLGPYVRALIDGKEVAGIGQLPPDRHLPIAWTTYLATDDADLTAETIRACGGTVGVGPLDADEAGRMAIASDPCGAVFGIWQAARHVGTALAGSPGTPVWNELVTRETVTVAKFYQAVFGYEAEAVVSADFDYQTLHLDGHPVASLHGVGHGLPRDRGPHWMTYFEVADTDEAAQHVVELGGHILQPPREGSSGRVATVADPEGAAFTIVRSAKR from the coding sequence ATGACCGAGGCTGCCGCTCGGCGTACACCCGGAACACCTTGCTGGGTGAGCTTGATCGTGCACGGTCTGGACACGACCCAGAACTTCTACGCCGAACTGTTCGGCTGGGAGTTCGGACCGGGCCCGGAGCAGCTGGGCCCGTACGTCCGGGCACTGATCGACGGGAAGGAGGTCGCGGGCATCGGACAGCTGCCTCCCGACCGGCACCTCCCGATCGCCTGGACGACCTATCTGGCCACCGACGACGCCGATCTCACGGCGGAGACGATCCGTGCCTGCGGCGGCACGGTGGGCGTCGGACCGCTCGACGCGGACGAGGCGGGCCGGATGGCCATCGCCTCCGACCCGTGCGGGGCCGTCTTCGGGATCTGGCAGGCGGCCCGGCATGTGGGCACCGCGCTGGCGGGGTCACCCGGAACGCCGGTCTGGAACGAGCTGGTGACCCGGGAGACGGTGACGGTCGCCAAGTTCTACCAGGCGGTGTTCGGCTACGAGGCGGAGGCCGTGGTCTCGGCCGACTTCGACTACCAGACCCTGCATCTGGACGGCCACCCGGTGGCGTCGCTGCACGGCGTGGGCCACGGCCTGCCACGGGACCGCGGCCCGCACTGGATGACGTACTTCGAGGTAGCCGACACGGACGAGGCGGCGCAGCACGTGGTGGAGCTCGGCGGACACATCCTCCAGCCGCCCAGGGAGGGGTCCAGCGGCAGGGTGGCGACCGTCGCCGATCCGGAGGGCGCGGCCTTCACGATCGTCCGTTCGGCGAAGCGCTGA